A portion of the Musa acuminata AAA Group cultivar baxijiao chromosome BXJ1-1, Cavendish_Baxijiao_AAA, whole genome shotgun sequence genome contains these proteins:
- the LOC135582598 gene encoding protein ENHANCED DISEASE RESISTANCE 2-like isoform X1, translating into MGSSSEGEGRGRMEGWLYLFRSNRLGLQYSRKRYFVLDHRDNSLNCYRAAPTASTQVPVRCAQIDSCIRVNDNGRENIKGNVFFLFTLYNTSNHSNQLKLGARSSEEAARWISSLIEATLKVCPTKEDNTVACSKRRWPSLRLSRRRSHMHSFDMNAISSTQMNQITSDVVAPSSWTIFGCNNGLRLFKEVKDDDFLGEHWDDHPAIMAIGVVDATPEAIFWAVMSLGPSRSEWDFCFDHGSVIEHLDGHTDIIHKKLRGDWLPWGMKPRDLLARRYWRREEDGTYVILYHSVFHRKCRPQKGYTRACLKSGGYVISPINQGKESVVKHMLAIDWKFWLPYIFTSSAKNITIRMLERVAALREMFHAKLGKCPSSDVSMEEQKRDISLSLTEDVEENVQLPVENRKSEERTEGSQESDTKPASMSGSFLELNDAADEFFDFPDEPEYDKQEDTWPSDSQLQSQNLQQPKLSTAAVLMKRLQGLAVQRRGYMDLQDAPIGDAASCSYGSTLQKDSSFSLPCSWASADPSTFLIRGRTYLQDHKKIAVNDTLMKMVAADWLKSDKREDDLGGRPGSIVQKYAAQGGREFFFIVNIQVPGSTTYSLALYYMTHIPVESIPLLKKFVGGDDAYRNSRFKLIPHITKGSWIVKQSVGKKACLVGRALEINYFHGTNYLELGIDIGSSTVARGVVSLVLGYLSNLVIEMAFLIQGNTEEELPEFLLGTCRLNHLDASKAISIKSW; encoded by the exons ATGGGCAGTAGCTCGGAAGGAGAGGGGCGAGGGAGGATGGAGGGGTGGCTGTACCTCTTCCGGTCGAACCGGCTCGGGCTGCAGTACTCGCGCAAGCGCTACTTCGTCCTCGACCATCGTGACAACTCTCTCAATTGCTACCGAGCCGCGCCCACCGCCTCTACGCAG GTTCCTGTAAGATGTGCACAAATTGATTCCTGCATCCGTGTAAATGACAATGGGAGAGAAAATATCAAGGGGAAT gttttctttctttttacctTGTACAACACTTCCAATCACAGCAATCAGCTTAAG TTGGGTGCTAGAAGTTCTGAAGAAGCAGCTAGATGGATAAGCTCCTTGATAGAAGCAACATTGAAG GTGTGCCCCACAAAAGAAGATAACACTGTGGCTTGTTCAAAAAGAAGATGGCCATCTCTGAG GTTGAGTAGGAGACGAAGTCACATGCATTCATTTG ATATGAATGCTATCTCATCTACGCAAATGAATCAAATAACTTCTGATGTTGTAGCACCTTCTTCGTGGACAATTTTTGGCTGCAATAATG GATTACGGTTATTTAAAGAGGTGAAGGATGATGATTTTCTTGGAGAG CATTGGGATGACCATCCAGCTATAATGGCTATAGGTGTTGTTGATGCAACTCCCGAGGCCATTTTCTGGGCAGTTATGTCTCTTGGTCCATCAAGATCAGA GTGGGACTTCTGTTTTGATCATGGCAGTGTAATAGAGCATCTTGATGGGCATACAGACATTATTCACAAGAAATTGCGTGGTGATTGGCTACCTTG GGGTATGAAACCAAGAGATTTATTGGCACGACGTTATTGGAGGAGGGAAGAGGATGGAACGTATG TAATTCTTTACCACTCTGTGTTCCACCGAAAATGTCGACCTCAGAAAGGATATACACGTGCCTGCCTTAAAA GTGGGGGGTACGTGATATCTCCTATAAACCAAGGAAAAGAATCAGTAGTTAAACACATGCTTGCTATTGATTGGAAATTTTGGTTGCCTTACATATTCACCTCTTCTGCAAAAAATATTACTATCAGGATGCTAGAGAGAGTTGCAG CATTAAGGGAGATGTTTCATGCAAAACTGGGAAAATGCCCAAGCTCTGATGTCTCAATGGAAGAACAAAAGAGAGATATCAGTTTGTCACTGACTGAAGATGTAGAAGAGAATGTGCAATTGCCAGTTGAGAATAGAAAGAGTGAAGAACGAACAGAAGGGTCCCAGGAATCTGATACAAAACCTGCTAGCATGAGTGGATCATTCCTCGAATTGAATGATGCTGCTGATGAATTTTTTGATTTTCCAGATGAACCAGAATATGATAAACAAGAGGATACATGGCCTTCGGATTCACAATTGCAGTCTCAG AACCTTCAGCAGCCTAAGCTGTCAACGGCTGCAGTTCTTATGAAAAGGTTGCAGGGCCTTGCAG TTCAAAGGAGAGGTTACATGGACTTGCAAGATGCTCCAATAGGAGATGCAGCATCATGTAGTTATGGGTCCACACTACAAAAGGACTCAAGCTTTTCACTTCCTTGTAGTTGGGCAAGTGCAGATCCATCAACATTCTTGATTCGTGGTAGAACCTATTTACAAGACCATAAAAAG ATTGCTGTCAATGATACATTGATGAAAATGGTAGCTGCTGATTGGCTAAAGTCTGATAAACGTGAAGATGACCTCGGTGGTCGCCCTGGGAGCATTGTGCAG AAATATGCAGCACAAGGTGGCAGGGAGTTTTTCTTTATTGTGAACATACAG GTTCCAGGTTCAACCACATACAGCCTTGCTTTGTACTATATGACACATATACCAGTGGAAAGCATTCCACTGCTGAAGAAATTTGTCGGGGGAGATGATGCTTATAGGAATTCAAGGTTTAAGCTAATCCCACATATAACAAAG GGATCCTGGATTGTAAAACAAAGTGTGGGTAAGAAAGCATGTTTGGTAGGCCGTGCACTggaaataaattattttcatgggACAAACTACTTGGAG CTTGGCATTGATATTGGTTCCTCAACAGTTGCCAGGGGTGTTGTGAGTCTTGTACTGGGTTACCTGAGTAACCTTGTAATAGAGATGGCATTTCTAATTCAG GGGAatacagaagaagagctcccagagTTCCTCCTCGGAACTTGCCGTTTGAACCATCTTGATGCCTCTAAAGCAATCTCAATAAAATCATGGTAG